In the genome of Corynebacterium glucuronolyticum DSM 44120, the window TCCACCATCGGAGCGTCCTGGCTATTGCCCAAAACGTGGTTGGCGCGGGCATAGCTCATTCGGTCGAAGCAACCAGACGGGGTCACACCCATGCCCGCGTAACCGAACCGGCCACGATCCTCGATGAGAGCCATGATGCCGGGATTGAGGATAGTCAGCGCGGGAGTCTTTTCATGGTTAGTCATTCTTCACCTCAAAACGGACGAGCTGGCCTGGCCGGATAAGCGCCGGGGGAGTGCGGGACGTATCCCACATGGCGAGGTCGGTGTGCCCCAAAAGCTGCCAACCGCCCGGGCTCTGCTGCGGGTACACACCGGAAAATGCGCCAGCCATGCCCACGGAGCCCTGCGGAATACGGGGGCGCGGAGAATCCAAACGCGGAACCGTCGGGAAATCGCCGGTGGGAAGGAGATACGTAAATCCGGGAGCAAAGCCACCAAACGCGGCCTTCCACGTCATCCCTGAATGCATAGAGACCACATCATCAGCACTGACACCCCATAGCTCGGCGACAGTGCCCAGGTCTGGGCCGTCGTACACGGTAGGTACCGTGACGATATCCTCCCCTGAAGAGAGGTTGCCCGCCGCTGGAGTTTCCAGGTGTAGCGATTCCATCTTGGCGACAAAGTCGCGGGGTGGCTGAATCTTCGGATCCAGCATGACGAGGAGTGTGCGAGCTGCCGGGACCATATCGACAATGCCCTCTAAACCCCGTTGCTGAGCGTCCTTTAGACGCTGGTGGATGGAAAGGACACCGTCCTGAACAGTTAAGCCGGCTTCGATGGATTCAGCGTCATCGATATCGATCAATACAGCGGCATCGCCGCATGGACGTGCTTTCATTGTTACGAACTCACCGCAATTCCGTTGTGCGATAGCGTATCGCGAATAGCGCGGACGAGATGTAGTGCGTGGGGGTTATCGCCGTGGACACAAATAGAATCCGCCACCACCTGGACATCCGAGCCATCAACGGCCGTGATGGGCTTGTCTAACGCAAAATTGAGAGCCTGCTCTGTAGCCTTCTCGTCGGAATCGTGAATCGCGCCGGGTTGAGAGCGAGGAACAAGGGAGCCGTCCTTCTCGTACGCGCGATCGGCGAATGTTTCGGAGATAGTAGGAAGGCCTGCCTCCTCCGCCCATCCCAAGACAGGGGATCCTGCGAGCCCCATGAGTGCCAGCTGGGGGTCTGCGAGTTTCATGCCGGCGATAACGGCTTGGGCCTGCTTGGCATCCCTCGCGATGCGGTTGTACAACGCTCCGTGTGGTTTCACATACTCCACCTCAGTTCCGGTTGCACGGCAGGCTGCCTGGAGAGCACCGATCTGGTAGAGCACTTCTGCTGTCAGTTGGTCGAGGTCGTAATCGATGAAGCGACGTCCAAAGCCCGGCAGATCTCGGTAGCCGACATGGGCACCGATGCGCACCGAGTTTTCCTTCGCCCGTCGGACAGTGGTGAGCATCACTAGCGGGTCACCAGCGTGGAACCCCGTGGCGATATTAGCGCTAGTGACAAGCCCCAGCACCTCCTCGTCATTGCCGATGTGGAAATTGCCAAAGCTTTCTCCCAAATCACAGTTGAGATCGATCGAGGTCACCGAACGTTCCTTTCCGTACGTCGAACCTTGTGCCGCGAATGGTACACGTCGCGTCAAATATAGGTGGTATTAATTGTAAATTTTAGCTATCGCTGAAGCGGCGACTAAAGGATGCTCCAAATTCCCGAGAAGCTGCGGAACGCCAAGTACCACGCGGCCACAAGCGCGAACAGGCCAATGAAAACCAGCCACTTGGGGTACGGGTAGCCCTTGAGCAGATCCTTCTGTCGGAACACCGCGATGTAGAGCATGAGCGTGAAACCGATGGGGAGGACGAGACCGTTAAAAGCACCAGCAAAAACG includes:
- a CDS encoding 5-oxoprolinase subunit B family protein produces the protein MKARPCGDAAVLIDIDDAESIEAGLTVQDGVLSIHQRLKDAQQRGLEGIVDMVPAARTLLVMLDPKIQPPRDFVAKMESLHLETPAAGNLSSGEDIVTVPTVYDGPDLGTVAELWGVSADDVVSMHSGMTWKAAFGGFAPGFTYLLPTGDFPTVPRLDSPRPRIPQGSVGMAGAFSGVYPQQSPGGWQLLGHTDLAMWDTSRTPPALIRPGQLVRFEVKND
- a CDS encoding 5-oxoprolinase subunit PxpA, which codes for MTSIDLNCDLGESFGNFHIGNDEEVLGLVTSANIATGFHAGDPLVMLTTVRRAKENSVRIGAHVGYRDLPGFGRRFIDYDLDQLTAEVLYQIGALQAACRATGTEVEYVKPHGALYNRIARDAKQAQAVIAGMKLADPQLALMGLAGSPVLGWAEEAGLPTISETFADRAYEKDGSLVPRSQPGAIHDSDEKATEQALNFALDKPITAVDGSDVQVVADSICVHGDNPHALHLVRAIRDTLSHNGIAVSS